Proteins encoded together in one Larus michahellis chromosome 4, bLarMic1.1, whole genome shotgun sequence window:
- the BTBD6 gene encoding BTB/POZ domain-containing protein 6 isoform X1: MPLPHGCLNGRIMKCLTFFLLLPETLKKSKKSVRSNGKVPGCYEIVPLSLKKKMAAELYPASTNTNIANSNAAATAANSKKNALQLQQSAQPPPPPQLQNLNNNNLESSNWQSFHPTLRERNALMFNNELMADVHFIVGPPGASKKVPAHKYVLAVGSSVFYAMFYGDLAEVKSEIHIPDVEPAAFLILLKYMYSDEIDLEADTVLATLYAAKKYIVPALAKACVNFLETSLEAKNACVLLSQSRLFEEPELTQRCWEVIDAQAEMALKSEGFCEIDQQTLEIIVTREALNTKEVVVFEAVLNWAEAECKRQGLPVTPRNKRNVLGKALYLVRIPTMTLEEFANGAAQSDILTLEETHNIFLWYTAANKPKLEFPLTKRKGLVPQRCHRFQSSAYRSNQWRYRGRCDSIQFAVDKRIFIAGLGLYGSSCGKAEYSVKIELKRLGVVLAQNLTKFTSDGSSNTFSVWFEHPVQVEQDTFYNVSAILDGNELSYFGQEGMTEVQCGKVTFQFQCSSDSTNGTGVQGGQIPELIFYA; encoded by the exons ATGCCACTGCCCCATGGTTGCCTCAATGGCAGGATCATGAAGTGTTTgactttctttcttctgcttccagagACCTTAAAGAAGTCCAAAAAGAGTGTGAGGTCAAACGGCAAGGTGCCAGGATGCTATGAGATAGTGCCCCTGTCCCTGAAGAAGAAGATGGCTGCAGAACTTTACCCTGCCAGCACCAACACCAACATCGCAAACAGTAACGCCGCCGCCACCGCTGCCAACAGCAAGAAGAAcgccctgcagctgcagcagagcgcccagccgcccccgccgccccagcTCCAGAACCTCAACAACAACAACTTGGAGAGCTCCAACTGGCAGTCCTTCCACCCCACCCTGCGGGAGAG GAACGCGCTGATGTTCAATAACGAACTCATGGCTGACGTTCACTTCATCGTGGGCCCGCCGGGGGCATCCAAGAAAGTTCCTGCCCATAAG tatGTTTTGGCAGTTGGTAGCTCTGTCTTCTATGCTATGTTTTATGGCGATCTCGCAGAGGTCAAATCTGAAATCCATATACCAGATGTGGAACCTGCAGCCTTCCTAATCCTATTAAA aTACATGTATAGTGATGAAATAGACCTGGAAGCTGACACAGTTCTGGCTACACTGTATGCTGCCAAGAAGTACATCGTGCCGGCCCTAGCAAAGGCTTGCGTCAATTTTCTGGAGACCAGTTTAGAAGCGAAGAACGCTTGTGTCCTGCTGTCTCAGAGCAGGCTCTTTGAGGAGCCAGAGCTGACGCAGCGCTGCTGGGAAGTGATTGATGCTCAAGCAGAAATGGCACTGAAGTCAGAGGGCTTCTGTGAGATAGATCAACAAACACTAGAGATCATTGTGACCCGGGAGGCACTCAACACCAAGGAAGTGGTAGTTTTCGAGGCTGTTCTCAACTGGGCAGAGGCTGAATGCAAACGGCAAGGGCTGCCGGTTACGCCGCGCAACAAGAGGAATGTATTAGGAAAAGCTCTGTACTTGGTGCGGATTCCGACCATGACTTTGGAAGAATTTGCCAATGGAGCTGCCCAGTCTGACATCCTCACCCTTGAGGAAACTCACAACATATTCTTATGGTACACAGCCGCAAATAAACCCAAACTAGAGTTTCcactgacaaaaagaaaaggactcGTACCTCAGCGATGCCATCGATTTCAGTCGTCTGCATATCGCAGCAATCAGTGGAGGTACCGAGGGCGGTGTGACAGTATTCAGTTTGCCGTAGACAAACGGATATTTATAGCAGGACTGGGATTGTATGGGTCAAGCTGTGGCAAAGCTGAATACAGTGTCAAAATTGAACTGAAGCGCTTAGGCGTTGTCCTTGCTCAAAATCTGACAAAGTTTACCTCTGACGGTTCCAGTAACACTTTCTCTGTGTGGTTTGAACATCCTGTGCAGGTTGAGCAAGATACATTTTACAATGTAAGTGCTATTCTCGACGGTAATGAACTCAGTTACTTTGGGCAAGAGGGAATGACTGAAGTGCAGTGCGGGAAAGTGACATTCCAGTTCCAGTGCTCCTCGGACAGTACTAATGGAACCGGAGTACAAGGAGGACAAATACCTGAGCTCATTTTCTATGCATGA
- the BTBD6 gene encoding BTB/POZ domain-containing protein 6 isoform X2, with product MAAELYPASTNTNIANSNAAATAANSKKNALQLQQSAQPPPPPQLQNLNNNNLESSNWQSFHPTLRERNALMFNNELMADVHFIVGPPGASKKVPAHKYVLAVGSSVFYAMFYGDLAEVKSEIHIPDVEPAAFLILLKYMYSDEIDLEADTVLATLYAAKKYIVPALAKACVNFLETSLEAKNACVLLSQSRLFEEPELTQRCWEVIDAQAEMALKSEGFCEIDQQTLEIIVTREALNTKEVVVFEAVLNWAEAECKRQGLPVTPRNKRNVLGKALYLVRIPTMTLEEFANGAAQSDILTLEETHNIFLWYTAANKPKLEFPLTKRKGLVPQRCHRFQSSAYRSNQWRYRGRCDSIQFAVDKRIFIAGLGLYGSSCGKAEYSVKIELKRLGVVLAQNLTKFTSDGSSNTFSVWFEHPVQVEQDTFYNVSAILDGNELSYFGQEGMTEVQCGKVTFQFQCSSDSTNGTGVQGGQIPELIFYA from the exons ATGGCTGCAGAACTTTACCCTGCCAGCACCAACACCAACATCGCAAACAGTAACGCCGCCGCCACCGCTGCCAACAGCAAGAAGAAcgccctgcagctgcagcagagcgcccagccgcccccgccgccccagcTCCAGAACCTCAACAACAACAACTTGGAGAGCTCCAACTGGCAGTCCTTCCACCCCACCCTGCGGGAGAG GAACGCGCTGATGTTCAATAACGAACTCATGGCTGACGTTCACTTCATCGTGGGCCCGCCGGGGGCATCCAAGAAAGTTCCTGCCCATAAG tatGTTTTGGCAGTTGGTAGCTCTGTCTTCTATGCTATGTTTTATGGCGATCTCGCAGAGGTCAAATCTGAAATCCATATACCAGATGTGGAACCTGCAGCCTTCCTAATCCTATTAAA aTACATGTATAGTGATGAAATAGACCTGGAAGCTGACACAGTTCTGGCTACACTGTATGCTGCCAAGAAGTACATCGTGCCGGCCCTAGCAAAGGCTTGCGTCAATTTTCTGGAGACCAGTTTAGAAGCGAAGAACGCTTGTGTCCTGCTGTCTCAGAGCAGGCTCTTTGAGGAGCCAGAGCTGACGCAGCGCTGCTGGGAAGTGATTGATGCTCAAGCAGAAATGGCACTGAAGTCAGAGGGCTTCTGTGAGATAGATCAACAAACACTAGAGATCATTGTGACCCGGGAGGCACTCAACACCAAGGAAGTGGTAGTTTTCGAGGCTGTTCTCAACTGGGCAGAGGCTGAATGCAAACGGCAAGGGCTGCCGGTTACGCCGCGCAACAAGAGGAATGTATTAGGAAAAGCTCTGTACTTGGTGCGGATTCCGACCATGACTTTGGAAGAATTTGCCAATGGAGCTGCCCAGTCTGACATCCTCACCCTTGAGGAAACTCACAACATATTCTTATGGTACACAGCCGCAAATAAACCCAAACTAGAGTTTCcactgacaaaaagaaaaggactcGTACCTCAGCGATGCCATCGATTTCAGTCGTCTGCATATCGCAGCAATCAGTGGAGGTACCGAGGGCGGTGTGACAGTATTCAGTTTGCCGTAGACAAACGGATATTTATAGCAGGACTGGGATTGTATGGGTCAAGCTGTGGCAAAGCTGAATACAGTGTCAAAATTGAACTGAAGCGCTTAGGCGTTGTCCTTGCTCAAAATCTGACAAAGTTTACCTCTGACGGTTCCAGTAACACTTTCTCTGTGTGGTTTGAACATCCTGTGCAGGTTGAGCAAGATACATTTTACAATGTAAGTGCTATTCTCGACGGTAATGAACTCAGTTACTTTGGGCAAGAGGGAATGACTGAAGTGCAGTGCGGGAAAGTGACATTCCAGTTCCAGTGCTCCTCGGACAGTACTAATGGAACCGGAGTACAAGGAGGACAAATACCTGAGCTCATTTTCTATGCATGA